In Gossypium arboreum isolate Shixiya-1 chromosome 5, ASM2569848v2, whole genome shotgun sequence, a single genomic region encodes these proteins:
- the LOC108452114 gene encoding pentatricopeptide repeat-containing protein At3g14730, giving the protein MNKRGILSKSSINTNKFVSLYPFCFSSSKFSSSSSPKPPSYRLSSFIASLQSCAHQKKLTQGKQLHSYMLRNGLLQASPASLTSLINMYSKCNQMTHALSLLQTAPQRPNIFSFNAIISGFITNEDPIQGLKVYREMRILGIFPDKYTFPCLLKGCCDIMEVLEVRKIHGLVFKLGLDLDLYVGSGLVKCYLKFSFIEDAEKVFDELIVRDVVLWNAMVNGYAQVGQFDEALGVFKKMCLGGVEMSSFTVTGVLSVFAMTGDMDNGRAIHGVVVKMGYGSRIVVSNTLIDMYGKCKCASEALEIFKMMDERDVFSWNSILFVHEQCGDHDETLRLFRVMLTDGIQPDLITLTTVLPSCTQMAALMHGKEIHGHMIINGLTKDGNDEDIDDVLITNGIMDMYAKCGSMREAHLVFDKMSHKDVASWNILIMGYGIHGYGSKALDMFSLMCESEFKPDDVTFVGVLSACSHAGFVSLGRELLGQMKSKYGVVPTIDHYTCVVDMLGRAGQLEEAYQLALASPTESNAVVWRALLAACRLHGNSDIAEAAAKHVFQIEPEHSGSYVLMSNVYVAAGKYKEVLDVRNMMKQQNVRKLPGCSWIEVKNGIHAFINGDRTHPGSNSIYDGLHSLTALLHEHDYVPDF; this is encoded by the coding sequence ATGAACAAACGAGGCATCCTCTCAAAATCCTCAATCAACACCAACAAATTTGTATCTCTTTATCCATTTTGCTTCTCGTCTTCCAAATTTTCTTCCTCATCATCGCCCAAACCCCCGTCTTACCGTCTCTCTTCATTCATTGCCTCCCTCCAATCATGCGCCCATCAAAAGAAACTCACACAAGGCAAGCAACTCCACTCTTACATGCTCAGGAATGGCCTCCTTCAAGCCTCCCCCGCGTCCCTCACCAGTCTCATCAACATGTATTCCAAGTGCAACCAAATGACCCATGCCCTTTCCTTATTGCAAACTGCCCCCCAAAGGCCaaacattttttcttttaatGCAATAATTTCTGGGTTTATCACGAATGAAGATCCCATTCAAGGGTTGAAGGTTTACAGGGAAATGAGGATTCTTGGTATTTTCCCTGATAAATACACGTTTCCCTGTTTGCTTAAAGGTTGTTGTGATATTATGGAGGTTTTAGAGGTTCGGAAGATTCATGGGTTGGTTTTTAAACTTGGGTTGGACTTAGATTTGTATGTTGGGAGTGGTTTGGTTAAATGCTATTTGAAGTTTTCATTCATAGAGGATGCTGAaaaagtgtttgatgaattgattGTGAGAGATGTTGTGCTTTGGAATGCTATGGTTAATGGGTATGCGCAGGTTGGGCAGTTCGATGAGGCTTTGGGAGTGTTTAAGAAGATGTGTTTAGGAGGGGTTGAAATGAGTAGTTTCACGGTTACTGGTGTTTTGTCGGTTTTTGCAATGACAGGAGATATGGACAATGGGAGGGCAATTCATGGAGTGGTCGTGAAAATGGGGTATGGTTCCAGAATCGTAGTGTCAAATACTTTGATTGATATGTATGGGAAGTGTAAGTGTGCTAGTGAAGCATTGGAGATCTTCAAAATGATGGATGAGAGGGATGTTTTTTCTTGGAATTCAATTTTGTTTGTTCATGAACAATGCGGTGATCATGATGAAACATTGAGACTTTTTCGAGTGATGTTAACGGATGGCATTCAGCCCGACTTGATCACTTTGACCACTGTGCTTCCTTCTTGTACTCAGATGGCAGCATTGATGCATGGTAAGGAGATTCATGGCCATATGATTATTAATGGGTTGACAAAAGATGGAAATGATGAAGATATTGATGATGTTCTTATCACCAATGGTATTATGGATATGTATGCGAAATGTGGGAGTATGAGAGAGGCTCATTTGGTTTTTGATAAGATGAGCCATAAGGATGTTGCGTCCTGGAACATTTTAATCATGGGTTATGGCATACATGGTTATGGAAGTAAGGCATTGGATATGTTTTCGCTCATGTGTGAGAGTGAATTTAAGCCTGATGATGTCACATTTGTGGGGGTCCTGTCAGCCTGCAGCCATGCTGGCTTTGTGAGCCTAGGGCGTGAACTCCTGGGGCAAATGAAGTCAAAGTATGGTGTTGTTCCTACCATAGACCATTATACTTGTGTAGTTGACATGCTTGGTCGGGCTGGCCAGCTTGAGGAGGCTTATCAGTTGGCTCTAGCATCGCCTACTGAGTCCAATGCTGTTGTGTGGAGGGCCTTATTGGCGGCATGCCGGCTCCATGGAAACTCAGATATAGCTGAGGCAGCTGCGAAGCATGTGTTTCAGATTGAGCCTGAGCATAGTGGTAGTTATGTATTGATGTCCAATGTTTACGTAGCAGCTGGGAAATACAAAGAAGTATTGGATGTTAGAAACATGATGAAGCAACAAAATGTCAGAAAATTACCGGGGTGTAGCTGGATTGAAGTCAAGAATGGAATCCATGCCTTTATTAATGGTGATCGGACGCATCCTGGATCAAACTCTATTTATGACGGATTGCATTCATTGACTGCTCTTTTGCACGAACACGACTATGTACCAGACTTCTAG